A genome region from Leguminivora glycinivorella isolate SPB_JAAS2020 chromosome 13, LegGlyc_1.1, whole genome shotgun sequence includes the following:
- the LOC125232878 gene encoding uncharacterized protein LOC125232878 isoform X2 produces MRRCESARLSGGASLLAYAAVRVCTPARRCKSARLCGGASLHACEAVQVCSPMRRCESARLRGGASLLAYAAVRVCTPARRCKSARLCGGASLHACEAVQVCSPMRRCESARLRGGASLLAYAAVRVCTPARRCKSARLCGGVSLHACEAVQVCSPMRRCESARLRGGLSDMLSSNRLRHKSDGTTWKAQKVQEFCGAAAGLRGRRILIREAELITDCGACCVKPYGRCRVTSWRGWSCQRIVGHYRVVL; encoded by the exons ATGCGGCGGTGCGAGTCTGCACGCCTGAGCGGCGGTGCCAGTCTGCTCGCCTATGCGGCGGTGCGAGTCTGCACGCCTGCGAGGCGGTGCAAGTCTGCTCGCCTATGCGGCGGTGCGAGTCTGCACGCCTGCGAGGCGGTGCAAGTCTGCTCGCCTATGCGGCGGTGCGAGTCTGCACGCCTGCGAGGCGGTGCAAGTCTGCTCGCCTATGCGGCGGTGCGAGTCTGCACGCCTGCGAGGCGGTGCAAGTCTGCTCGCCTATGCGGCGGTGCGAGTCTGCACGCCTGCGAGGCGGTGCAAGTCTGCTCGCCTATGCGGCGGTGCGAGTCTGCTCGCCTACGAGGCGGTGCCAGTCTGCTCGCCTATGCGGCGGTGCGAGTCTGCACGCCTGCGAGGCGGTGCAAGTCTGCTCGCCTATGCGGCGGTGTGAGTCTGCACGCCTGCGAGGCGGTGCAAGTCTGCTCGCCTATGCGGCGGTGCGAGTCTGCTCGCCTACGAGGCGGT CTATCGGATATGCTGAGCTCCAATCGGCTGCGACACAAGTCTGATGGAACGACTTGGAAGGCGCAGAAGGTGCAGGAGTTCTGTGGTGCTGCTGCTGGTCTTCGTGGGCGAAGAATTCTCATCAGGGAGGCCGAGCTAATAACCGATTGTGGTGCTTGCTGTGTCAAGCCCTACGGTCGGTGTCGCGTCACTAGTTGGCGCGGGTGGAGCTGTCAGAGGATCGTCGGCCATTACCGCGTCGTGCTGTAA
- the LOC125232878 gene encoding uncharacterized protein LOC125232878 isoform X1, translating to MRRCESARLSGGASLLAYAAVRVCTPARRCKSARLCGGASLHACEAVQVCSPMRRCESARLRGGASLLAYAAVRVCTPARRCKSARLCGGASLHACEAVQVCSPMRRCESARLRGGASLLAYAAVRVCTPARRCKSARLCGGVSLHACEAVQVCSPMRRCESARLRGGKLSDMLSSNRLRHKSDGTTWKAQKVQEFCGAAAGLRGRRILIREAELITDCGACCVKPYGRCRVTSWRGWSCQRIVGHYRVVL from the exons ATGCGGCGGTGCGAGTCTGCACGCCTGAGCGGCGGTGCCAGTCTGCTCGCCTATGCGGCGGTGCGAGTCTGCACGCCTGCGAGGCGGTGCAAGTCTGCTCGCCTATGCGGCGGTGCGAGTCTGCACGCCTGCGAGGCGGTGCAAGTCTGCTCGCCTATGCGGCGGTGCGAGTCTGCACGCCTGCGAGGCGGTGCAAGTCTGCTCGCCTATGCGGCGGTGCGAGTCTGCACGCCTGCGAGGCGGTGCAAGTCTGCTCGCCTATGCGGCGGTGCGAGTCTGCACGCCTGCGAGGCGGTGCAAGTCTGCTCGCCTATGCGGCGGTGCGAGTCTGCTCGCCTACGAGGCGGTGCCAGTCTGCTCGCCTATGCGGCGGTGCGAGTCTGCACGCCTGCGAGGCGGTGCAAGTCTGCTCGCCTATGCGGCGGTGTGAGTCTGCACGCCTGCGAGGCGGTGCAAGTCTGCTCGCCTATGCGGCGGTGCGAGTCTGCTCGCCTACGAGGCGGT AAGCTATCGGATATGCTGAGCTCCAATCGGCTGCGACACAAGTCTGATGGAACGACTTGGAAGGCGCAGAAGGTGCAGGAGTTCTGTGGTGCTGCTGCTGGTCTTCGTGGGCGAAGAATTCTCATCAGGGAGGCCGAGCTAATAACCGATTGTGGTGCTTGCTGTGTCAAGCCCTACGGTCGGTGTCGCGTCACTAGTTGGCGCGGGTGGAGCTGTCAGAGGATCGTCGGCCATTACCGCGTCGTGCTGTAA
- the LOC125232878 gene encoding uncharacterized protein LOC125232878 isoform X4 — MRRCESARLSGGASLLAYAAVRVCTPERRCQSARLCGGASLHACEAVQVCSPMRRCESARLRGGASLLAYAAVRVCTPARRCKSARLCGGASLHACEAVQVCSPMRRCESARLRGGASLLAYAAVRVCSPTRRCQSARLCGGASLHACEAVQVCSPMRRCESARLRGGASLLAYAAVRVCSPTRRCESARLRGGVNLHACEAVQVCSPTRRCKSARLRGGVSLLACEAVYRIC; from the exons ATGCGGCGGTGCGAGTCTGCACGCCTGAGCGGCGGTGCCAGTCTGCTCGCCTATGCGGCGGTGCGAGTCTGCACGCCTGAGCGGCGGTGCCAGTCTGCTCGCCTATGCGGCGGTGCGAGTCTGCACGCCTGCGAGGCGGTGCAAGTCTGCTCGCCTATGCGGCGGTGCGAGTCTGCACGCCTGCGAGGCGGTGCAAGTCTGCTCGCCTATGCGGCGGTGCGAGTCTGCACGCCTGCGAGGCGGTGCAAGTCTGCTCGCCTATGCGGCGGTGCGAGTCTGCACGCCTGCGAGGCGGTGCAAGTCTGCTCGCCTATGCGGCGGTGCGAGTCTGCACGCCTGCGAGGCGGTGCAAGTCTGCTCGCCTATGCGGCGGTGCGAGTCTGCTCGCCTACGAGGCGGTGCCAGTCTGCTCGCCTATGCGGCGGTGCGAGTCTGCACGCCTGCGAGGCGGTGCAAGTCTGCTCGCCTATGCGGCGGTGTGAGTCTGCACGCCTGCGAGGCGGTGCAAGTCTGCTCGCCTATGCGGCGGTGCGAGTCTGCTCGCCTACGAGGCGGTGTGAGTCTGCTCGCCTACGAGGCGGTGTGAATCTGCACGCCTGCGAGGCGGTGCAAGTCTGCTCGCCTACGAGGCGGTGCAAGTCTGCTCGCCTACGAGGCGGTGTGAGTCTGCTCGCCTGCGAGGCAGT CTATCGGATATGCTGA
- the LOC125232878 gene encoding uncharacterized protein LOC125232878 isoform X3 — protein MRRCESARLSGGASLLAYAAVRVCTPERRCQSARLCGGASLHACEAVQVCSPMRRCESARLRGGASLLAYAAVRVCTPARRCKSARLCGGASLHACEAVQVCSPMRRCESARLRGGASLLAYAAVRVCSPTRRCQSARLCGGASLHACEAVQVCSPMRRCESARLRGGASLLAYAAVRVCSPTRRCESARLRGGVNLHACEAVQVCSPTRRCKSARLRGGVSLLACEAVSYRIC, from the exons ATGCGGCGGTGCGAGTCTGCACGCCTGAGCGGCGGTGCCAGTCTGCTCGCCTATGCGGCGGTGCGAGTCTGCACGCCTGAGCGGCGGTGCCAGTCTGCTCGCCTATGCGGCGGTGCGAGTCTGCACGCCTGCGAGGCGGTGCAAGTCTGCTCGCCTATGCGGCGGTGCGAGTCTGCACGCCTGCGAGGCGGTGCAAGTCTGCTCGCCTATGCGGCGGTGCGAGTCTGCACGCCTGCGAGGCGGTGCAAGTCTGCTCGCCTATGCGGCGGTGCGAGTCTGCACGCCTGCGAGGCGGTGCAAGTCTGCTCGCCTATGCGGCGGTGCGAGTCTGCACGCCTGCGAGGCGGTGCAAGTCTGCTCGCCTATGCGGCGGTGCGAGTCTGCTCGCCTACGAGGCGGTGCCAGTCTGCTCGCCTATGCGGCGGTGCGAGTCTGCACGCCTGCGAGGCGGTGCAAGTCTGCTCGCCTATGCGGCGGTGTGAGTCTGCACGCCTGCGAGGCGGTGCAAGTCTGCTCGCCTATGCGGCGGTGCGAGTCTGCTCGCCTACGAGGCGGTGTGAGTCTGCTCGCCTACGAGGCGGTGTGAATCTGCACGCCTGCGAGGCGGTGCAAGTCTGCTCGCCTACGAGGCGGTGCAAGTCTGCTCGCCTACGAGGCGGTGTGAGTCTGCTCGCCTGCGAGGCAGT AAGCTATCGGATATGCTGA